The genomic interval CTCCATTCAAAATCCATTTCAGAAACCTGAACTCCTTCTTCGTTTGTTCCGATAGATTTCATCCAGAAAGTCTGTCCTTCACCTGTTTCGATTGTATTTTTTATAGCATCGGCAATTAAGTGACCGTCGTTGCAGACAAAAGTAATTCTTCCGGTTGCTTTTTTAGTAAAGTTTCCTTTGTTATTGGCAACCAGCATTGAAATCTTTTTTCCGCTCTGCTGAATCTGCGAAATAACCAAAGCTCCTGTTGTTAATTCTGCCGCCATTGCCTGAACCGCAAAATACATTGAGTTAAAAGGGTTTTGGTTTATCCAGCGATGCTTTACCGTTACGACACATTTGTCCTGGTCGATGGCTTTTACACGCACACCACAGAAGTATGCCGACGGTAATTTGAAAAGTACAAATTTGTTAAGTTTTGATACAGATATTGCCATTTGATATATTTTTTATGTAAAAATACAAAAAAACTATGCATGCACAATAAATTGACACTACTTTATAAAAACTTCAACAAAACCCATACTTCACAATGATTTACAGTTAATTAAACTTTTTATTTTAATTTTAAATTTGTTAATTTTTTGTTAATATTTGGTACTATGCAAAACAAGATACTGTTTTTTAGACATATATTTGCATAAGAAATTACTATATGCTTTTAATCAATCAATCAAAACCACTCATCATGGAAAAATCATCAGAAAAGAATACTTCGGCATTCACACATTTAAGTACATTAAGTCAATACATTATTCCGTTTGGGAATTATATTTTCCCAATTGTAATTTGGTCAAGCTACAAAGACAAATCAGAA from Flavobacterium sp. carries:
- a CDS encoding DUF4442 domain-containing protein, which translates into the protein MAISVSKLNKFVLFKLPSAYFCGVRVKAIDQDKCVVTVKHRWINQNPFNSMYFAVQAMAAELTTGALVISQIQQSGKKISMLVANNKGNFTKKATGRITFVCNDGHLIADAIKNTIETGEGQTFWMKSIGTNEEGVQVSEMDFEWSVRLK